One window of Oscillibacter hominis genomic DNA carries:
- the accC gene encoding acetyl-CoA carboxylase biotin carboxylase subunit produces the protein MFKRVLIANRGEIALRILRACREMDIETVAAYSQADADSLPVQLATEAVCIGPARASESYLNQDALLTAAMGTGCDAVHPGYGFLSESAEFADRCKEAGLTFIGPSGDCIRRAGSKASACALMRRAGVPTVPGSEGAVADAESALAVAEQVGYPVLVKASAGGGGRGIRRCDSPEQLPSAFDEARAEALSCFGNGEMYLEKCIVNPRHIEVQILADQEGRTIHLYDRDCSVQRRNQKLIEEAPARCLTAELRREMGVAAVRAARAVGYENAGTVEFLLDEGNRFYFMEINTRIQVEHGVTELVTGIDLVRQQLRIAAGLPLPCTQEEVPLQGHAIECRINAEDPGADFRPCPGRAGFVHFPGGCGVRVDSCLYTGWSLPPYYDSLAAKLLVHAPTRLEAIRRMRRCLEELTIEGFPTNAELSHLVLYHPDFLRGTCTTSFLNEQLDALLSWDRRAGEREETL, from the coding sequence ATGTTCAAGCGCGTTTTGATCGCCAACCGGGGCGAGATCGCCCTGCGGATTCTGCGTGCCTGCCGGGAGATGGACATTGAGACGGTGGCGGCGTACTCTCAGGCGGACGCGGATTCCCTCCCCGTCCAGCTTGCCACCGAGGCCGTGTGCATCGGACCGGCCCGGGCATCGGAGAGCTATCTCAACCAAGACGCCCTGCTGACGGCGGCGATGGGCACCGGTTGCGATGCCGTCCACCCCGGCTACGGCTTTCTCTCCGAGAGTGCCGAATTCGCCGACCGCTGCAAGGAGGCGGGGCTCACCTTCATCGGCCCCTCCGGTGACTGCATCCGCAGGGCCGGCAGCAAGGCCTCCGCCTGTGCCCTGATGCGCCGGGCCGGCGTACCCACGGTGCCCGGCTCCGAAGGAGCGGTGGCCGATGCCGAATCGGCCCTGGCCGTGGCGGAGCAGGTGGGATATCCTGTGCTGGTGAAGGCTTCCGCCGGAGGGGGCGGACGGGGCATCCGCCGCTGTGACAGCCCCGAACAGCTGCCCTCCGCCTTTGATGAGGCCCGGGCAGAGGCACTCTCCTGCTTTGGCAACGGGGAGATGTACCTGGAAAAGTGCATCGTGAATCCCCGCCATATCGAAGTGCAGATCTTAGCCGACCAGGAGGGCCGCACCATCCACCTCTACGACCGGGACTGCTCCGTCCAGCGACGGAACCAAAAGCTGATCGAAGAGGCCCCCGCCCGGTGCCTGACGGCGGAGCTGCGCCGGGAGATGGGCGTGGCCGCAGTGCGGGCGGCCAGGGCCGTGGGCTATGAAAACGCCGGAACGGTGGAATTTCTTCTGGATGAGGGCAACCGCTTCTACTTCATGGAGATCAACACCAGGATTCAGGTGGAGCACGGCGTCACTGAGCTGGTCACCGGGATCGACCTGGTGCGCCAGCAGCTTCGCATTGCCGCCGGCCTTCCCCTTCCCTGCACCCAGGAGGAGGTTCCCCTGCAGGGCCATGCCATCGAGTGCCGCATCAACGCCGAGGACCCTGGCGCGGACTTTCGCCCCTGCCCCGGCAGGGCCGGGTTTGTCCACTTTCCCGGCGGCTGCGGCGTCCGGGTGGACTCCTGCCTGTACACCGGCTGGTCCCTTCCACCCTACTACGATTCGCTGGCGGCGAAGCTCCTGGTCCACGCCCCCACGCGCTTAGAGGCCATCCGGCGGATGCGCCGCTGTTTGGAGGAACTCACCATCGAGGGCTTTCCTACCAACGCGGAGCTGTCCCATCTGGTGCTCTATCACCCGGACTTCCTCCGGGGCACATGCACCACCTCGTTTCTGAACGAGCAGCTTGATGCCCTGCTGTCCTGGGACCGCAGGGCCGGGGAACGGGAGGAAACGCTATGA
- the accD gene encoding acetyl-CoA carboxylase, carboxyltransferase subunit beta: protein MNSVFTRRRQKLLAMKALRDSHSPSSATDERACPRCGGRFSLRQLSECLYVCPQCGYHHPIGAYYRLSILLDGGSFHELNGKLSSADPLGFPGYREKLGDARRRTGLTEAVVTAVGSIDGQRAVFAVLDSRFLMGSMSAAVGEKVTLAIEYAIREKLPLIIFSASGGARMQEGIVSLMQMAKTSAALARLDEKGGLFLSVLTDPTTGGVTASFASLGDIILAEPGALIGFAGPRVIEQTIGQSLPEGFQRSEFLAEHGFVDAIVERSELRRTLSRLLSLHGRGGRP from the coding sequence ATGAACTCTGTTTTTACCAGGCGCCGCCAAAAGCTTTTGGCCATGAAGGCCCTGCGGGACAGCCACAGCCCCTCCTCTGCGACGGACGAGCGGGCCTGCCCCCGCTGCGGAGGGCGCTTTTCTCTCCGCCAGCTCTCTGAGTGCCTGTATGTCTGTCCCCAGTGCGGCTACCACCATCCCATCGGCGCCTATTACCGGCTCAGCATTCTGCTGGACGGCGGATCGTTTCATGAGCTGAACGGGAAGCTCTCCTCCGCCGACCCCCTTGGCTTTCCGGGCTATCGGGAGAAGTTGGGGGACGCCCGGCGGCGGACCGGGCTCACTGAGGCGGTTGTCACCGCCGTGGGCAGTATCGACGGCCAGCGGGCGGTGTTCGCCGTATTGGACAGCCGCTTTCTCATGGGCAGCATGAGCGCCGCCGTGGGGGAAAAGGTCACACTGGCCATTGAATACGCGATCCGGGAGAAACTGCCCCTCATCATTTTCTCCGCCAGCGGCGGGGCCAGGATGCAGGAGGGGATTGTCTCTTTGATGCAGATGGCAAAAACCAGCGCCGCCCTGGCCCGGCTGGACGAAAAGGGAGGGCTCTTTCTCTCCGTCCTCACCGACCCCACCACCGGCGGCGTCACCGCCAGCTTTGCCTCCTTAGGCGACATCATTCTTGCCGAGCCCGGCGCCCTGATCGGCTTTGCCGGCCCCCGGGTCATCGAGCAGACCATCGGCCAATCCCTGCCGGAGGGCTTTCAGCGCTCGGAATTTTTGGCCGAGCACGGCTTTGTGGACGCCATTGTGGAGCGGAGCGAACTGCGCCGGACACTGAGCCGCCTCCTGTCGCTCCATGGGAGAGGAGGCCGCCCATGA
- a CDS encoding acetyl-CoA carboxylase carboxyltransferase subunit alpha: MTPLTPSQRLSLARSPDRPGTADYIEALFTDFFLQRGDRLCGEDPSILGGIARFHGRSVTVIGTRKGRTLEENLNCNFGMPSPEGYRKALRLMRQAEKFGRPVLTFIDTPGAYPGLEAEARGQGEAIARNLLEMSRLRVPVIAVVIGEGNSGGALALAVANRVLMLENAVYSILSPEGFASILWKDAARSGEACELMKLTAADLKAAGIVDGVIREPEGGAQADPRQMMERLDRCLQEHLEALSKESGGALVQARRWKFRRMGSVRKETP; this comes from the coding sequence ATGACTCCCCTGACTCCTTCCCAGCGGCTGAGCCTGGCCCGTTCCCCGGACCGCCCCGGCACGGCCGACTATATCGAGGCCCTGTTCACCGACTTCTTCTTGCAGCGTGGCGACCGGCTGTGCGGCGAGGACCCCAGCATCCTGGGCGGCATTGCCCGCTTCCACGGCCGCAGCGTCACGGTCATCGGCACCCGCAAGGGCAGGACGCTGGAGGAAAACTTAAACTGCAACTTCGGCATGCCCAGCCCGGAGGGGTATCGCAAGGCGCTGCGGCTGATGCGCCAGGCAGAGAAGTTCGGCCGGCCGGTCCTCACCTTCATCGATACGCCGGGGGCCTATCCCGGCCTGGAGGCGGAGGCCCGGGGCCAGGGCGAGGCCATTGCCCGGAACCTTTTGGAGATGAGCCGCCTCCGTGTCCCGGTGATCGCCGTGGTCATCGGCGAGGGAAACAGCGGCGGGGCGTTGGCGCTGGCCGTGGCAAACCGGGTGCTGATGCTGGAAAACGCGGTTTACTCCATCCTTTCACCAGAGGGATTCGCCTCCATCTTGTGGAAGGACGCCGCCCGGTCCGGCGAGGCCTGCGAGTTGATGAAGCTCACCGCCGCCGATCTGAAGGCCGCCGGCATCGTGGACGGCGTGATCCGGGAGCCGGAGGGCGGCGCCCAGGCGGACCCACGGCAGATGATGGAGCGGCTGGACCGCTGCCTTCAGGAGCATTTGGAAGCCCTCTCAAAAGAGAGCGGCGGCGCCTTGGTCCAAGCGCGCCGCTGGAAGTTCAGACGGATGGGCTCCGTCCGAAAGGAGACGCCATGA